Genomic DNA from Parambassis ranga chromosome 10, fParRan2.1, whole genome shotgun sequence:
ggACATTTCACGCTTTACACTGTGTTTGCAGGCAGACGCTccggtgggggggggggggggggggggttgcattgtgggaaatgtaggccTGAGCCTCTCCACCTCGGGTGTTGTCTCTAACACTGAACAAACTAACAGGAGTCCTGGTAGAGGTTCTGCCGGTGACTGGGACCAGTGACCTCTGAAGGTCAGCAGGTGAAGTGTTCACAGACCCAGGACTCCTGACAGAGGTAATCTCCTGGTCCATATTCCAGCAGGGACTCAGAGGTGAGCCTCCAGCGCTCCCACAGCAGGGTCCACTTCCTGCAGGACACACCTGTAGAGTAGCAGCGTCACAGGGGGGGCAGGGTTAACCTGTCAACCATGTGATCCAGAGTTTCTGGACATGTTCCATCAACAAGGAGCATCTGTGTCtgactgcaggtttgtgtgtctgaagtTCAGGGTGTTCCTGTGGAGGTCCTTAAAGTGGTCTCAGGGGTCCCTGCTGTGGATTCAGGAGCCGCAGACAgtcacagggtgtgtgtgtctgtctgtcctgtgtgtgtcctgtgtgtgtctgtcctgtgtgtgtcctgtgtgtgtcctgtgtgtgtctgtctgtcctgtgtgtgtcctgtgtgtgtcctgtgtgtgtccagtgtgtgtctgtctgtcctgtgtgtgtcctgtgtgtgtcctgtgtgtgtgtgtgtcctgtgtgtgtcctgtgtgtatcctgtgtgtgcctgtgtgtgtgtgtgcctgtgtgtgtcctgtgtctgtctgtcctgtgtgtgtgtcctgtgtctgtcctgtgtgtgtgtcctgtgtctgtcctgtgtgtgtgtcctgtgtgtgtgtgtcctgtgtctgtcctgtgtgtgtgtcctgtgtgtgtgtcctgtgtgtgtgtatctgtcctgtgtgtgtgtgtctgtcctgtgtgtgtcctgtgtgtgtcctgtgtgtgtgtgtgtgtgtgtcctgtgtctgtcctgtgtgtgcctgcgtgtgtcctgtgtgtgtcctgtgtctgtcctgtgtgtgcctgtgtctgtcctgtgtgtgcctgcgtgtgtcctgtgtgtgtcctgtgtgtgccctgtgtgtgcctgtgtgtgtcctgtgtctgtcctgtgtgtgcctgtgtctgtcctgtgtgtgcctgtgtgtgtcctgtgtctgtcctgtgtgtgcctgtgtgtgtctgtgtgcctgtgtgtgtctgtcctgtgtgtgtgtcctgtgtgtgtgcctgtgtgtgtctgtgtgtgcctgtgtctgtcctgtgtgtgcctgtgtgtgtcctgtgtctgtcctgtgtgtgcctgtgtgtgtctgtgtgcctgtgtgtgtcctgtgtctgtcctgtgtgtgtcctgtgtgtgtgtcctgtgtgtgtgtcctgtgtctgtcctgtgtgtgcctgtgtgtgtctgtcctgtgtgtgtcctgtgtctgtcctgtgtctgtcctgtgtgtgtcctgtgtctgtcctgtgtgtgcctgtgtgtgtctgtgtgcctgtgtgtgtctgtgtgcctgtgtgtgaaagaggaagCCTCCTCTTGTCTTTCCAGTTTGGGGCGTCCAGATGGGAAGTCATTTTTTATTCGTCTTGAGGCGGCTCTTCACATCTGTCGGCCCAGATGCTTAATGAATACAGAAGCAGGCCGAGCTGTCGCCTCATTAATACTGCAGCGGCGCGGGGAGCCCGGCCGGCCCCGCTGCCTCGTACCGCCGCCGCCCACCGCGTCCCGCCGCGGCTCCGGAGCAGAACGCGGCGCTGCGGCGTCCTTGGGGCCCGGCGCCGGCAGCTGGCGCCTCGCAGGAACAAAGCTGCGGCGCTTTGTCGGCCGAGGCGGCTCTGTGTTGTCACTAAAGGTCTTTATTGGTATTAATTGATgccttcctgctgcagctggacaggtgagggagctccgcctcctgctgcaggtgagCGCCGCTGACCCCGCCCCCTCTGAGATAAGGTcaggtgattgacagctggAAGCAGCTTCAGCTAGAAAGGCAGCTGGAAGTTACCCTGTACAATGTAAGACTTTATCAAAGTAATGTAACTAATTACTCATTTAATTCTGCTCTCCTCACTGTAAACCTGAGGGTTAACCTAACAAAAGGCTGGACCCAGTATGTCTGTACTGAGGGgtcagcacgcacacacacgcgcagacacacacacacacacaaacacacgcgcagacacaaacacacacacacagctgtacgtGTGGATGCAGCACTGTAcataaagttttctgaatctgtAATTTAACGACTTTTTTCATTATCATGACATTCATTTTGAATTAAATGTAATCCAATGTAATTCAATGTAATCCAATGTAATCCAATGTAATTCAATGTAATCCAATGTAATCCAATGTAATTCAATGTAATTCAATGTAATCCAGTGCTTCCACGGGCTGCAGGTTAGTGAGCACAGGCTTCAACAGGGACACGTGGGATCTAACAGTAACGTGCTTTGAAGCAGGACGACTGCTGCTCTACCAACACAGGAAcagcagacctgtgtgtgtgagcgcaaCACGAAGCGGGTCGACTACAACCACACGGGCCTAAACAACGGATCAAAGTCCAACTGAAAGCTTCTGCCAGCTCCTCATGTGAGGGAAGCCAACGTATGGATCATGTTCCTGAATAAATACACAATGAAAGATTTGATCCATTGGTTATAAATATTGTTCTCTGTCCACTTTCACAGCTGACAGTCCTGAAGAGGAAacaggagctaacatgctaacaggtaGCAAGAtctccatcatcatcttcatcatcttcatcatcatcgtcatcactgATCTACACTCACAGAGACTTTCACTGGTAAAATCTTCAGAGAATCATCATCCACATtacaaatgaatgcaaacactctctcagtgaaagtgtgtgtgaaggtgtgtatgtgtgtgttagtatcaGCATCAGAGAACGACAGCTTTCCTCTGTTCCAGTCCAGATTCACTCTGATCCTCTGGACCTTCTTCTGGACTGAGAGGTCAGTGACTGCAGCTGGTGGTGACTTTGCTCCATATTTATCTTTACAGAATATCATTCCCCACCATCCAGACCAtatgtctctcttcctctgtgcagacctctctggattatcaggaagcTTCTGTCTCCGTCCTCGTCTCATGCTGGTCAGATCTTCAGACAGGATGAGGTCTGGATcagcagtgtttgggtccagaacCAGAGGACTGTAGGAGACCATGTCCTTCATCTTGTTCCAGATGTTGAAGGtcaggttgcccaggtgtttggcctGGTCTATCAGAGCTcctgagggcagctgtggatcatccagcagggggcagcgctgGACTCTTTCCACTGCAGCCTTGTAGTTGTGCAGGAATGAGACGtctgcagctctcagctcctcctctgtggctctgactgtgtctgaaagagctgccatctctctgctcagagcctccatcttcttcctcatcagcccactcttctgctcctcttcctccctcagtgcAGCCATcctggcctcctcttcctctgctagAAACTGGTGCAGCTTCTCAAACTGCCTCTCTGTGCGTCGGGCCTGGACCTTAATGTGTTCTGCTGCTTGATCAAACTTCACTTGAACTTCTCCACAAACCTTTAACTTCTCCTTTAAGGGCTGCAGagcttcctccagctgcttcctgtgttgtgctgcagcttCATCCATGGGTCTgaatctgtgcacacacacactggctgctcTTTACGAGGGTTTGGGACAAAGCCACAGCTTTAATGGGACCTAGGTAATGGTCCTTACAGTGACTGTGGTCCAGGTCTGTATCCTCTGACCTTCACGGTTGGCCAGCAGGGCTAAAATAATACTGAGagtgaaggagcaggagaaatGAGCCTTTTAATTACAGCGCTTAttaagaggggggggggcattttgTCATTTAACAAATGAACTGATAACAGGAAGTGATCACCGGCCTGTCCAGGCTGTACCCCTCCTCTCAGGCATAGACAGCAGGGAGAGGCTCCGCCCCCGTGACCCTGACAAAGGCAGGTTCAGGTGGTGATGGACTGTGGGCTGACAGAACGAGTCTGATCAACTGATCAATAGCAAGTCTGAATAATACACTATGACACAGCGGCTGATAAACAACATATTTCCTAACCACAAAGAAATTCCTCTAAAACATTTGCTTGGATCGTGATGAGgcctaaaaaataaatcactctTTAAAGGTTGGGGaggaggttttaaaactcagtgagagccaggtttaaagtaaacacacgcccctttctctcggagctcacctgaagccacgcctccaaccagtctgtgacctcggccatcatgcacgtacctctctggtgcacagagcaggaagagagagacaaccagccaatactcctacagggtccacccggaggattgatgatgtttttatgttttatagcttcagatgattcatattcttcgttttaaagtgaactaatcggttgctgtcggattgtaaagagaagttacactgatttaacacaaagtgcatcagagtgagacctcctgCCCGACCTTTAATGACAGAAAGCATTTCTTACTCTTCAACTTCAAACTTAAATATGTTACCTACATCTACATAAGATGTCCTGGACCGTTTCCTGAGGAGGACAGGTCCACAGAACTAAACCGCGCTGACTGAGCCCCGTCAGTGGACTGAACGTTCATCAAAGCTTAGTTCTACTGGAGGAAGGGATCCAAAAAAATCTGGACTGGGGCCCAGAGCTCGAGGACAGACGACAGAGCTCAGAGGGCAGAGGACAGAcgacagagaacagaggacagaCGACAGAGCtcaaggacagaggacagagctcagaggacagagaacagaggacagacgacagagctcagaggacagaggacagacgaCAGAGCTCGAGGACAGACGAcagagctcagaggacagagaacagaggacagacaaCAGAGCTCAAGGACAGACGACAGAGCTCAGAGGAAACACGACAGAGCTCGAAGACAGATGAcagagctcagaggacagacgacagagaacagaggacagacaacagaacagaggacagacaacagagctcagaggacagagaacagaggacagacaacagagctcagaggacagacgacagagctcagaggacagagaacagaggacatgggacagaggacagagaacagaggacagaCGACAGACGACAGAGCTCAGAGAACAGAGGACatgggacagaggacagacgaCAGACGACAGACGAcagagctcagaggacagagaacagaggacatgggacagaggacaggacCAGAGTCACATGCTCATACCTGCTGGTGTTCTTTAAACTCCAGCTGCCACACGGTTCCTACATGGACTGGTCTGTGAGcttgtcctccagcagcagcctgaggaCGATTGCTGGATCAGCTGGAGGTCTCTGCAGGGACCAGGCTTAGTCCtccacacctgagtgtgtgtgtgtgtgtactgactcgtccaaataataaaaagaatgaaagaacTGTCGTTACCTGTCaggacagcagcactgacacctTCCCATGATGCACTGCAGGTCAGTTTAATGGCGATGTTTTATTGGATCATAAAATCGGGACGAGCTGACAGAAGTGTGTctgattccagctgtgaggcAGTCCAGATGTGACCTCTGCTGTCGGACACAGAAAGCAGCCAGAAGTAGGCGGACAGCTGAGCGAGAGAGGCGGTAGGATGCACCATGGGACGAGCTGGTGGACGCGTCCCTGCTGCAGGACAAGAGGTGTCACACTGAGACGGTTTGATGTGGTTTACAAGCAAAAAAGATTCATGTGAAAATCAGCGCTTTGTCCTAATCCTGTCAGATTAGCGTGTCcatcagagacacagcaggaagcacGGAGCTGTCTTCATCCTGCAGACTCCCCCAGAAAGGAGCGGAGGCCTTGGAAGGACGAGATCCTTCAGGTCTGCTCAGCCTGACTCAGGGATTTAATTAAAAGCAGAGATTAacgcaaacaaacacagatgaaaTCAATAATCTCTGCAGGTGAGATTATAGAGCTGAGCTGCAGATAAACCTGCGACTGAGTGTGTGAACGTGTTTTACTCGGCGAGCCCACATCCAGCCGCCGCTGCATCACCACGGTAACCACACCATCCCTTTGAGTGAGGGGTCCTCGGACCCTCGGAGGGCCTGCAGGCCACGTGTTGAGCAGCAGTGTCAGGTGACCGCGGGGGGAGCGGTGTGTGGGAAGATGGCCGACAGCCTCTTCTGGGTAAAGGAGAGCTGTCACATATTTCAGCGGCGGCGCTCTCATTAAAGGGGAAGGCGCGCGGCGCAGtaattgttttaatttatttgtttatggcagagacagaggggacGGGCACATGGCGCTGCGCTGCTTTATTGGGAACATATGGAAGACATTCATCACCATTTGCAGCGATGGGCCTAAATGATTTTATTAACTAATTTGTAACTTTACACTTTTTTAATCAAACACATGCTGCGTGCTGTAATGTTCTGATAATGCTCCGGGGCTTTGTAAAGAGAGCAGCCACAGGGAAataacacagagaggaagaggaggaggaggaggaggaggagaggaggaggaggaggaggaggaggaggaggaagaggagaggaggaggaggaggaggagaggaggaggaagaggaggagaggaggaggaagaggagaggaggaggagaggaggaggaggaaggaagaggaggaggagaggagaggaggaggagaggaggaggaggaggaggaggaagaggaggaggaggaggaggaggagaggaggaggaggaggaggagaggaggaggagaggaggaggaagaggagaggaggaggagaggaggaggaggaggaggaggagaggaggaggaggagaggaggaggaggaagaggaggaggtggaggaagaagagggggaagaggaggaggaggaggaggaagagggtgaggagcagggggaggaggaagaagaggaggaggaggaggaggtggaggagaggaggaggaggaggaagaggaggaggtggaggaggtggaggaagaggaagaggaggaggtggaggaggaggaggaagaggaagaggaggaggaggcggcagaggaggaagaggaagaggaggaggcggaggaggaagaggaggaggagaggaggaggaggaggaggaggaggaagaggaagaggaggaagaggaagagaaggaggagagaaggagaagaggaggaggaggaggaggaggaggaggaggaagaggcggcTGCTGGAGGTGATGTGGTGGAGCTCAGGTTTCATGGCGGTTTACCTGCTTTTCCTTTTCAGTGATTTGTGGAAACCTGTTCGGGGCGGAGCCAGCGCTGTGACGTCCTGACTGCAGTGAAGCGGCACCAGGGATCCCTGTGGGATCCCTGGTACCCCTGTGGTGGGGCGTTCAGGTGCAGTGAGGTGGAGAGCTGCAGGTGTAGTAACAGCGCCTGCCCATCATGCTGCTGTGCTTTAATGACAGCTGCTCTCAGTGGGCGCGCTCCAGAACGCACGCTGCactctgatgacatcatggcGGCATCCTGCCAAACTCACTTTAGCATGGACGTCAACTTTTCAATGGTCCTTGAACGCATCATGTGTGGAATCCCAGCTTCAGACATTCCATCAAACCTttttattccaaaataaaaggtgATTCTGGGAGAAAGCAGGACGCCATGACACGTGACCAGCAGTCATGGCCCATCGGAGGGAGTAACCTggaaggtggagctgctgctgctgctgctgctgcggggTGATGAGAGGCGTCCTGATGACACGTTTAGACGCCTAAATGAGTCGCCGTCTCAGACAAATCTTCCATTTTAAACGCCATCTGATCCAACATGGAGGCCAACGCgatgtgacagaaacaaacatgtctgcCTCTTTGCATAAACCTCCTCCGTCACCTTTTCCCATTTAACTGCTTAGCTGTGGTTCACGCCtcctaaataaaacaaaatggctgacagctCCCCGTCCCCGGAcgcccccccaccaccaacaGCTGGAAGCAAACACGGCCGCTCCTGCATTAAAGAAGACGCCAACTGCCGGTGTGAGTAACGGCGTGACACGGCAGCAGAGCCCGCTCCCATTAAGGCCCTAAAGAGCGGGACATCAAACCGGGCGGAGGCGCCGTGCGGCGAGAGCAGCATCATCACATTTTAATAGGACATGTGGCGCCGCGCCCCCGCCACTCCGGGCCAAATGGCAATCCTCGATTCTGCCCAGCTGTCGAGCTACAAATGGTCAAATCACCTCCACGCCGAGATCAGCTGACTGCACAGCATCAGGGAGGGGCCACAGgctgtcttcatcactgtcttcatcactgtcttcatcactgacagaggtcttcatcactgtcttcatcactgtcttcatcactgacagaggtcttcatcactgacagaggtcttcatcactgtcttcatcactgacagaggtcttcatcactgtcttcatcactgacagaggtcttcatcactgacagaggtcttcatcactgacagaggtcttcatcactgtcttcatcactgacagaggtcttcatcactgtcagaggtcttcatcactgtcttcatcactgacagaggtcttcatcactgacagaggtcttcatcactgtcttcatcactgacagaggtcttcatcactgtcagaggtcttcatcactgtcttcatcactgtcttcatcactgacagaggtcttcatcactgtcagaggtcttcatcactgtcttcatcgctgacagaggtcttcatcactgtcttcatcactgacagaggtcttcctcactgacagaggtcttcatcactgtcttcatcactgaca
This window encodes:
- the LOC114443085 gene encoding tripartite motif-containing protein 35-like, producing the protein MSRWQSKRPPGSPAGSSTICSSPCPPHHNRHRRSPVTPEQLLHRGDDGRKMLHSGPTWKIRTDQVSVRAEDRTQRRPGACRRLQEPAGGCRSLQDPAGGCRRLQDPAGGCRVTDPRRTEANRFRPMDEAAAQHRKQLEEALQPLKEKLKVCGEVQVKFDQAAEHIKVQARRTERQFEKLHQFLAEEEEARMAALREEEEQKSGLMRKKMEALSREMAALSDTVRATEEELRAADVSFLHNYKAAVERVQRCPLLDDPQLPSGALIDQAKHLGNLTFNIWNKMKDMVSYSPLVLDPNTADPDLILSEDLTSMRRGRRQKLPDNPERSAQRKRDIWSGWWGMIFCKDKYGAKSPPAAVTDLSVQKKVQRIRVNLDWNRGKLSFSDADTNTHIHTFTHTFTERVFAFICNVDDDSLKILPVKVSVSVDQ